A stretch of the Comamonas testosteroni TK102 genome encodes the following:
- a CDS encoding DUF484 family protein — translation MNSLTDTAMTEESIADYLQENPDFFERHAEMLTSVRLISGHGPRAVSLQERQAEMLREKIKGLEHRIMDMVRHGSENASIANKIHQWTHALVKVQDLRELPHALTASLQHTFDVPQVALRLWNVAGAHSGTVYTMGVSDDAKAFASSLTMPFCGPNMGFEPVTWLPNPNAVQSVALLTLHDGAMDSTSNAFGMLVLGSPDPLRFDATMGLEFLSRISELASASLSRMRAPTLTLAHG, via the coding sequence ATGAACAGCTTGACCGACACCGCCATGACTGAAGAGTCGATTGCCGACTATCTTCAGGAAAATCCCGACTTCTTCGAGCGCCATGCCGAAATGTTGACGAGCGTGCGCTTGATCAGCGGCCACGGCCCGCGTGCCGTCAGCCTGCAGGAGCGTCAGGCAGAGATGCTGCGCGAAAAGATCAAGGGTCTGGAGCATCGCATCATGGACATGGTGCGCCATGGCAGCGAAAACGCCTCCATCGCCAACAAGATTCACCAGTGGACCCATGCCCTGGTCAAGGTGCAGGACCTGCGCGAGCTGCCCCATGCGCTCACCGCCAGCCTGCAGCACACCTTTGATGTGCCACAGGTCGCGCTGCGTCTGTGGAATGTGGCGGGCGCTCACAGCGGCACCGTCTACACGATGGGAGTGAGCGATGATGCCAAGGCCTTTGCCTCGTCGCTCACGATGCCGTTTTGCGGTCCCAATATGGGCTTCGAGCCCGTGACCTGGCTGCCCAATCCGAATGCGGTGCAGTCGGTGGCGCTGCTGACCCTGCATGACGGCGCCATGGACAGCACCTCCAATGCCTTCGGCATGCTGGTGCTGGGCTCGCCCGACCCGCTGCGCTTCGATGCCACCATGGGGCTGGAGTTTCTCTCGCGCATCTCCGAGCTGGCCAGTGCCTCGCTCTCGCGCATGCGTGCTCCGACGCTGACGCTGGCGCACGGCTGA
- a CDS encoding tyrosine recombinase XerC: protein MPEREQLSFEEQYAQLPEVVHSYLEHVRVQKRLADRTHTLYALDLIKLQSLAQAADQELLTLQPAHIRRFAAQMHSAGRSARGIALILSGWRSFFRWAAQRELVPFNPVEGVRGPKAAKPLPKALAVDDAVQLASFQIPDADPWIEARDVAMTELLYSCGLRVAELVGLDLRPDQQSLQQGRGWIDLEAGDAHVQGKGSKRRIVPVGRMAIEALQRWLALRSSALTGAAQFKAQDETALFIGRRGERLGGHSVWSRLKQRGQRAGLASGVHPHVLRHSFASHMLQSSGDLRAVQELLGHASIATTQIYTRLDFQHLAQAYEKAHPRAQRSSAAEKPGARRKPEDKEKD, encoded by the coding sequence ATGCCAGAGCGCGAGCAGCTCTCTTTTGAGGAGCAGTACGCGCAGCTGCCGGAAGTTGTCCACAGCTATCTGGAGCATGTGCGGGTGCAAAAGCGTCTGGCCGACCGCACGCATACGCTGTATGCCCTGGACCTGATCAAGCTGCAGAGCTTGGCGCAGGCCGCAGACCAGGAGCTCTTGACGCTGCAGCCGGCGCATATCCGCCGCTTTGCTGCACAAATGCACAGTGCCGGCCGCAGCGCACGCGGCATCGCACTGATTCTTTCGGGCTGGCGCAGCTTTTTCCGCTGGGCGGCCCAGCGGGAGCTGGTGCCGTTCAATCCCGTGGAGGGGGTGCGCGGCCCCAAGGCTGCCAAGCCACTGCCCAAGGCGCTGGCCGTGGACGACGCCGTGCAACTGGCCAGCTTTCAGATCCCCGATGCAGACCCGTGGATAGAGGCGCGCGACGTTGCCATGACCGAGCTGCTCTACAGCTGCGGGCTGCGTGTGGCCGAGCTGGTGGGGCTGGACCTGCGGCCGGACCAGCAAAGCCTGCAGCAAGGCAGAGGCTGGATCGACCTGGAGGCGGGCGACGCCCATGTGCAGGGCAAGGGCAGCAAGCGCCGCATCGTGCCCGTGGGGCGCATGGCGATCGAGGCCTTGCAGCGCTGGCTGGCGCTGCGCAGCAGCGCGCTGACGGGGGCGGCACAGTTCAAGGCGCAGGATGAGACGGCCTTGTTTATCGGTCGTCGCGGCGAACGGCTCGGCGGCCATTCGGTCTGGTCACGGCTCAAGCAGCGCGGCCAGCGGGCGGGGCTGGCCTCGGGCGTACATCCGCATGTGCTGCGTCACTCCTTTGCCAGTCATATGCTGCAGTCCAGTGGCGATCTGCGTGCCGTGCAGGAGTTGCTCGGGCATGCCAGCATCGCCACCACGCAGATCTACACGCGCCTGGATTTTCAGCACCTGGCCCAGGCCTATGAAAAAGCCCACCCGCGTGCCCAGCGCAGCAGCGCAGCCGAGAAGCCCGGGGCGCGACGCAAGCCCGAGGACAAGGAGAAGGATTGA
- a CDS encoding MarR family winged helix-turn-helix transcriptional regulator gives MLAHKTAESDSKPVRPARSSRSREAEAAGSVPENESSGAVEVFAVDRVDASFLESLLGYNARRASLSLVGVFMRCMERFDLKIVEFSVLSLVGSNPGITSRQLCQQLAVLPPNMVGMIDVLGKRGFLERRPHPRDGRATGLYLTAAGGELVDTAEPELKSSEARSIAHLSATEQAQLMELLQKLYR, from the coding sequence ATGCTCGCTCACAAGACCGCCGAATCAGACTCCAAACCTGTGCGCCCTGCGCGTAGTTCTCGCTCCAGAGAGGCCGAGGCGGCGGGTTCGGTCCCGGAGAACGAGTCCAGCGGCGCTGTCGAGGTCTTTGCGGTCGATCGGGTCGACGCCAGCTTTCTGGAGTCGCTGCTGGGCTACAACGCCAGGCGTGCCTCGCTGTCGCTGGTGGGGGTCTTCATGCGCTGCATGGAGCGTTTTGACCTCAAGATCGTCGAGTTCTCCGTGCTGTCGCTGGTGGGCAGCAATCCGGGCATCACCTCGCGCCAGCTCTGCCAGCAACTGGCCGTGCTGCCGCCCAATATGGTGGGCATGATCGATGTGCTGGGCAAACGCGGTTTTCTGGAGCGGCGTCCGCATCCGCGTGACGGGCGTGCCACAGGGCTGTATCTGACCGCCGCAGGGGGCGAACTGGTGGACACCGCCGAGCCCGAACTCAAGAGCAGCGAGGCCCGCTCCATCGCGCATCTGAGTGCGACCGAGCAGGCGCAGCTCATGGAGTTGTTGCAAAAGCTGTACCGCTGA
- a CDS encoding acyl-CoA dehydrogenase family protein — MSYLPAIADNAFLLFDVLRADEQLQRLPAHAATDRGLMQQVLEESGKWVGEVVAPLSRSGDETGARFEGGQVATPPGFAAAYQDFWQAGWPALACAEEDGGQGLPWVLEGVLYEWLSAANHGWTMAPGLLHGAYECLKHHGSEALKSAYLPNVASGEWLATMCLTEAHAGSDLGQVRTQAVPAGASELGERFEISGSKIFISGGEHDLSANIVHLVLARLPGAPAGPRGLSLFLVPKLLPGGERNGVVCERIEEKMGLHGSPTCVMRFEAAQGWLIGQPGAGLNAMFVMMNAARLHVALQGMGLLDAAWQKAHAYALERRQMRAPGAVPASRGAGDAADLIIEHPAIRRTLDLQRAWVDGGRVLAYQTGIYLDVARHAESAREREQAQQWCSLITPILKSAWTQQAFEGASACLQVFGGHGYIREWGIEQIVRDSRVAMIYEGTNEIQAIDLLVRKVLPDGGQAMGQWLLGLRKSLDAGRALDAEVLRCLAQLRYFTTVLAQACKEDDTLAWRVADDYLRSVAVVLLGWSWARIAATEGGDGERWQGPCKQVQQRILPEMDWRLGLMKAQWAQASVVHGNQLFSPAH; from the coding sequence ATGTCTTATTTGCCTGCCATTGCCGATAACGCGTTTCTTCTATTTGATGTGCTCAGGGCCGATGAGCAGTTGCAGCGCCTGCCGGCGCATGCGGCAACGGACCGGGGGCTGATGCAGCAAGTGCTGGAGGAGTCCGGCAAATGGGTGGGCGAGGTGGTGGCTCCGCTGTCACGTTCTGGCGACGAGACCGGAGCCAGGTTTGAGGGCGGTCAAGTCGCTACGCCACCCGGTTTTGCGGCGGCCTATCAGGACTTCTGGCAGGCGGGCTGGCCTGCGCTGGCCTGTGCCGAGGAGGACGGTGGTCAGGGGCTGCCCTGGGTGCTGGAAGGTGTGCTCTATGAATGGCTGAGTGCCGCCAACCATGGCTGGACCATGGCTCCGGGCTTGCTGCATGGCGCTTATGAGTGTCTCAAGCACCATGGCAGCGAGGCCTTGAAGAGTGCCTATCTGCCCAATGTGGCCAGCGGCGAATGGCTGGCAACCATGTGCCTGACGGAGGCCCATGCGGGCAGCGATCTGGGACAGGTTCGCACCCAGGCTGTGCCGGCTGGCGCGTCCGAACTGGGCGAGCGCTTCGAGATCAGTGGCAGCAAGATTTTCATTTCCGGCGGTGAGCATGACCTGAGCGCGAATATCGTGCACCTGGTGCTGGCGCGTCTGCCCGGAGCTCCGGCAGGGCCCAGGGGCCTGTCGCTGTTTCTCGTGCCCAAGCTGCTGCCGGGTGGCGAGCGCAACGGCGTGGTCTGCGAGCGTATCGAGGAGAAGATGGGCCTGCATGGCAGCCCCACCTGCGTGATGCGTTTTGAGGCGGCTCAGGGGTGGCTGATCGGTCAGCCCGGCGCGGGTCTGAACGCCATGTTCGTCATGATGAATGCCGCGCGTCTGCATGTGGCACTGCAGGGCATGGGTCTGCTGGATGCAGCATGGCAGAAGGCTCATGCCTATGCTCTGGAGCGCCGCCAGATGCGTGCTCCAGGGGCGGTGCCTGCCTCGCGTGGTGCTGGCGATGCAGCAGATTTGATCATCGAGCACCCGGCCATTCGCCGTACGCTCGATCTGCAGCGTGCCTGGGTGGATGGCGGGCGCGTGCTGGCCTACCAGACCGGTATCTATCTCGATGTGGCGCGACATGCCGAAAGCGCCCGTGAGCGCGAGCAGGCCCAGCAGTGGTGCAGCCTGATCACGCCCATACTCAAGTCCGCCTGGACCCAGCAGGCTTTCGAGGGGGCCAGCGCCTGTCTGCAGGTATTTGGCGGTCACGGCTACATCCGCGAGTGGGGCATAGAGCAGATCGTGCGCGATTCGCGCGTGGCCATGATTTACGAGGGCACCAACGAGATTCAGGCCATCGACCTGCTGGTGCGCAAGGTCTTGCCCGATGGCGGCCAGGCCATGGGGCAATGGCTGCTGGGCCTGCGCAAAAGCCTGGATGCAGGCCGGGCGCTGGATGCAGAGGTGCTGCGCTGCCTGGCCCAACTGCGCTACTTCACCACGGTGCTGGCGCAGGCTTGCAAGGAGGATGACACCCTGGCCTGGCGCGTGGCCGATGACTATCTGCGCAGTGTGGCCGTGGTGTTGCTGGGCTGGTCCTGGGCACGTATCGCGGCCACCGAGGGTGGCGACGGCGAGCGCTGGCAAGGTCCATGCAAGCAGGTGCAGCAGCGCATTCTGCCCGAGATGGACTGGCGTCTGGGTCTGATGAAGGCGCAGTGGGCGCAGGCTTCCGTCGTACACGGCAACCAGCTGTTCAGCCCTGCTCACTGA
- the dapF gene encoding diaminopimelate epimerase gives MQIRFTKMQGAGNDFVVLDETQARLGLSAAQYRYLANRHFGVGADQILTVRPAPSEGVDFEYVIHNADGGEVEQCGNGARCFARYVHDRGLTDKSVIRVQTLSGVIAPEIHANGRVTVDMGAPQLDPVKVPFSTEGLQAETLGSAQKWPLTLDTPVQPATVWIAPVSMGNPHAVQLVDDVNAAAVEVHGPLIESHVRFPQRVNAGFMQIVNRGEVNLRVYERGAGETLACGTGACAAVVAGIGWGLLDQRVDVHTRGGLLTIEWAGAAQDRVRMTGPAEFVFEGQIDIPDTL, from the coding sequence ATGCAGATTCGCTTTACCAAGATGCAAGGCGCAGGCAACGACTTTGTCGTGCTCGACGAGACCCAGGCTCGTCTGGGCCTGAGTGCCGCCCAGTACCGCTACCTGGCCAACCGTCACTTTGGCGTAGGCGCCGACCAGATCCTGACCGTGCGCCCGGCGCCCTCGGAGGGCGTGGACTTTGAATATGTCATCCACAACGCCGATGGGGGAGAGGTCGAGCAATGCGGTAACGGCGCGCGCTGCTTTGCGCGCTATGTGCATGACAGGGGCCTGACCGACAAGAGCGTGATCCGCGTGCAGACGCTCTCAGGCGTCATCGCTCCAGAAATTCATGCCAATGGCCGCGTCACGGTCGATATGGGTGCGCCCCAGCTGGACCCGGTCAAGGTGCCTTTCTCGACCGAGGGTCTGCAGGCCGAAACTTTGGGTTCAGCGCAAAAATGGCCGCTCACGCTTGATACGCCTGTCCAGCCAGCTACAGTCTGGATAGCGCCTGTTTCCATGGGCAACCCGCACGCGGTGCAACTGGTGGACGACGTGAATGCCGCTGCGGTGGAGGTCCACGGACCGCTGATCGAGAGCCATGTCCGTTTCCCTCAGCGCGTGAACGCGGGCTTCATGCAGATCGTCAACCGCGGCGAAGTCAATTTGCGCGTCTATGAACGCGGTGCCGGCGAGACCCTGGCCTGCGGCACAGGGGCCTGCGCCGCTGTGGTGGCAGGCATTGGCTGGGGTCTGCTGGACCAGCGCGTGGATGTGCATACCCGAGGCGGTCTGCTGACCATTGAATGGGCCGGCGCAGCGCAGGATCGCGTGCGCATGACAGGCCCAGCCGAATTTGTTTTTGAAGGCCAGATCGACATACCTGATACCTTATGA
- a CDS encoding Bug family tripartite tricarboxylate transporter substrate binding protein, producing MQGRRNFVKGMGAGAALAAFGGIASRGAYAQGSGPLEQVRILYGFPAGSAGDSVARRVAEKMGGSSYTRNMGVVENKPGAGGRIALENLRNSVGDGSVIALSQVSAFSIYPHIYNKLTYQAKDFEPISIGAIMHHGLAVGPAVPAEVKTLKDFLAWCKSNPDKASFGSPGAGSQPHLLGALLSLRSGVRLSHAPYRGMAPGVSDVVGGQIAAIMGTCGDYLSYYKAGKLRVLATSGPQRNPYLPNVPTFAEQGFADLTAEEWFGFYANAKTPADVRARAHAAITTALKSDALKESLGVVGLIATSSTPEEMARSQQAEFERWGPLVKQIGFTGDS from the coding sequence ATGCAAGGTCGTCGCAATTTCGTCAAAGGCATGGGCGCTGGCGCAGCGCTGGCCGCATTCGGCGGCATCGCCAGCCGCGGCGCCTATGCCCAGGGCAGCGGGCCGTTGGAGCAGGTGCGCATTCTGTACGGTTTTCCCGCAGGCAGTGCTGGTGACTCGGTGGCCCGCCGTGTGGCCGAAAAAATGGGCGGCAGCAGCTACACCAGAAATATGGGCGTGGTGGAAAACAAGCCCGGTGCCGGTGGCCGCATCGCGCTGGAGAATCTGCGCAACTCCGTGGGCGATGGCTCGGTGATTGCGCTGTCCCAGGTCTCGGCTTTCTCCATCTACCCGCATATCTATAACAAGCTGACCTATCAGGCCAAGGATTTCGAGCCGATCTCCATCGGAGCCATCATGCACCACGGTCTGGCCGTCGGCCCCGCCGTGCCGGCCGAGGTCAAGACGCTCAAGGATTTTCTGGCCTGGTGCAAGAGCAACCCCGACAAGGCCAGCTTCGGCAGCCCCGGTGCCGGCAGTCAGCCGCATCTGCTGGGGGCCCTGCTCAGCCTGCGCTCGGGCGTCAGGCTCAGCCATGCGCCTTATCGCGGCATGGCTCCCGGCGTCTCGGACGTCGTGGGCGGCCAGATTGCCGCCATCATGGGCACTTGCGGCGACTATCTGAGCTATTACAAGGCCGGCAAGCTGCGCGTGCTGGCCACCAGCGGGCCGCAGCGCAATCCCTATCTGCCCAATGTGCCCACATTTGCCGAGCAGGGTTTTGCCGATCTGACGGCTGAAGAGTGGTTTGGCTTCTATGCCAATGCCAAGACGCCCGCCGATGTGCGCGCACGCGCCCATGCGGCCATCACGACAGCGCTCAAGAGCGATGCGCTCAAGGAAAGCCTGGGCGTGGTCGGCCTGATTGCCACCAGCTCCACGCCCGAGGAAATGGCCCGTTCGCAGCAGGCCGAGTTCGAGCGCTGGGGCCCCCTGGTCAAACAGATCGGTTTCACGGGGGACTCCTGA
- a CDS encoding Bug family tripartite tricarboxylate transporter substrate binding protein: protein MQDRRNFVKGLGAGAALAAFGGLTSRSAYAQGSGPLEQVRILYGFPAGSAGDSVARRVAEKIGGTSYSKNMGLVENKPGAGGRIALENLRNSVGDGSVIVLSQVSAFSIYPHIYSKLTYQAKDFEPISIGAIMHHGLAVGPAVPAEVKTLKDFLAWCKNNPDKASFGSPGAGTQPHLIGSLLSLRSGIKLSHVPYRGTAPAVSDLAGGQIAAVMGPSGDFLSYYKAGKLRVLATSGPQRNPYLPNVPTFAEQGFADLTAEEWFGFYANAKTPADVRARAHAAITAALKSEALKESVGVVGLIATSSTPEEMARSQQAEFERWGPLVKQIGFTADT from the coding sequence ATGCAAGATCGTCGCAATTTCGTCAAAGGCCTGGGCGCTGGTGCCGCCCTCGCCGCATTCGGGGGCCTCACCAGTCGCAGCGCCTATGCCCAGGGCAGCGGCCCGCTGGAGCAGGTGCGCATTCTGTACGGCTTTCCCGCAGGCAGCGCCGGGGACTCGGTAGCCCGCCGCGTGGCGGAAAAGATCGGCGGCACCAGCTACTCCAAGAACATGGGCCTGGTGGAGAACAAGCCCGGTGCCGGTGGCCGCATCGCGCTGGAGAATCTGCGCAACTCCGTGGGCGATGGCTCGGTCATCGTGCTGTCCCAGGTCTCGGCGTTCTCCATCTACCCGCATATCTACAGCAAGCTGACCTATCAGGCCAAGGACTTCGAGCCGATTTCCATCGGCGCCATCATGCACCACGGTCTGGCGGTTGGCCCCGCCGTGCCGGCCGAGGTCAAGACGCTCAAGGACTTCCTGGCCTGGTGCAAGAACAACCCCGACAAGGCCAGCTTCGGCAGCCCCGGTGCGGGCACCCAGCCGCATCTGATCGGCTCCCTGCTCAGCCTGCGTTCGGGCATCAAGCTCAGCCATGTACCTTATCGCGGCACGGCCCCTGCCGTGTCTGATCTGGCCGGTGGCCAGATTGCTGCCGTGATGGGCCCCAGCGGCGACTTCCTGAGTTACTACAAGGCCGGCAAGCTGCGCGTGCTGGCCACCAGCGGCCCGCAGCGCAACCCCTATCTGCCCAATGTGCCCACGTTTGCCGAGCAGGGTTTTGCCGATCTGACGGCCGAGGAATGGTTTGGCTTTTATGCCAATGCCAAGACGCCCGCCGATGTGCGTGCACGCGCCCATGCGGCCATCACGGCTGCGCTCAAGAGCGAGGCTCTCAAGGAAAGCGTGGGTGTGGTCGGCCTGATTGCCACCAGCTCCACGCCCGAGGAGATGGCCCGTTCGCAGCAGGCGGAGTTCGAGCGCTGGGGGCCGCTGGTCAAGCAGATCGGCTTTACTGCTGATACCTGA